From Homalodisca vitripennis isolate AUS2020 chromosome 1, UT_GWSS_2.1, whole genome shotgun sequence, the proteins below share one genomic window:
- the LOC124355320 gene encoding extensin-like, producing MAPAIATVSSAACASYRNEKQLSYAAAAKKVQTPAPSRIEPPKPQEAPAPAPPATVDNTAEPPTENREEDDFEVVRRRRHRPARRPENRGARPRSTPKTSTETRQPPVTQQPNNSTVEDTPAPARPARPALPRPTPRPRDEPPKPASSTELQAQPPTKNNTPTPQPAARLPEDLKAGIVSFSPR from the exons ATGGCTCCAGCCATTGCCACCGTGAGCTCCGCTGC GTGTGCCAGCTACAGaaacgagaagcagctctcgtatgctgccgcTGCCAAAAAGGTTCAGACGCCGGCaccttccaggattgagcctcctaagcctcAGGAAGCTCCTGCCCCTGCCCCTCCTGCCACTGTAGACAACACCGCGGAGCCTCCCACTGAGAACCGGGAGGAAGACGACTTCGAGGTGGTGAGACGtcgccgtcatcgcccagctcgAAGACCGGAAAATCGAGGAGCTCGTCCTCGCTCCACTCCGAAGACCTCAACCGAGACACGTCAACCCCCTGTCACTCAACAACCAAATAACTCAACGGTCGAGGACACTCCAGCCCCTGCAAGACCTGCCAGACCAGCACTACCCAGGCCTACACCGAGACCTCGTGATGAGCCTCCTAAGCCTGCTTCCAGTACTGAACTACAGGCCCAGCCGCCCACAAAGAACAACACGCCAACCCCTCAGCCTGCTGCCCGCCTTCCTGAGGACCTCAAGGCAGGGATAGTCAGTTTCTCTCCCAGGTGA